A window from Cryptomeria japonica chromosome 1, Sugi_1.0, whole genome shotgun sequence encodes these proteins:
- the LOC131073142 gene encoding uncharacterized protein At5g64816 codes for MVDWWWGVVGASIPAVVVQQIVRRSRRRAEEERLKAVMGREKNNNDVFVCERVCTSKRMLNKVGAFSKDPVVDTCVTVCGVSELDACADACARTVCVNQHHVPNWNEVCQRRCQNECLKLRL; via the coding sequence ATGGTGGATTGGTGGTGGGGAGTTGTGGGTGCCTCGATTCCTGCAGTAGTAGTTCAACAGATTGTTAGGAGAAGCAGAAGAAGAGCAGAGGAGGAGCGTCTGAAAGCAGTAATGGGGCGTGAAAAGAATAACAACGATGTATTTGTGTGCGAGAGAGTGTGCACTTCAAAGAGGATGCTGAACAAGGTGGGCGCTTTTTCTAAAGACCCAGTTGTTGATACATGCGTTACTGTCTGTGGGGTCTCTGAATTGGATGCATGTGCGGATGCCTGCGCTAGAACTGTTTGCGTAAACCAGCACCACGTGCCCAACTGGAATGAAGTTTGTCAGCGTCGATGCCAAAACGAATGCCTTAAGCTCCGCCTTTAG